The Candidatus Binatia bacterium genome contains a region encoding:
- a CDS encoding GNVR domain-containing protein, with amino-acid sequence MTHEPMPSDYAASARPYLGRAAVAVVVGTALAAVLAFVWPPTYRAETVLLPPSEEDTGFSVSAIVRGLNVPGVRIPTRTGPEDVTMAILQSRRIASILVQRFDLMKVYHVPRKDPAIRILQDHSSFKLGESGTVVVRVEDRDPRRAADLANAYAEELDRFNRETRMTKGRQTRLFVEKRLEETRVAMEAAEEALRRYGEQHHTVALSADQMSSVESAASLFASQANLQIQIGLARQSASDSSVEVRRLRQQLAEVNRLIGQLPDLGLEQARLVRAMKIQEQVYALLSSQYEEARINEARDLATVEVLDRADPPDRRIWPRRGLLIGLGFLISAFAATAWIAWSVRRASVGVSPDRALQLLS; translated from the coding sequence ATGACCCACGAGCCGATGCCCTCCGATTACGCCGCGAGCGCGAGGCCCTATCTGGGCCGCGCGGCGGTCGCGGTGGTCGTCGGGACCGCTCTCGCCGCGGTCCTGGCCTTCGTCTGGCCGCCCACCTACCGAGCCGAGACGGTCCTCCTGCCTCCATCCGAAGAGGACACGGGTTTCAGCGTTTCGGCCATCGTCCGGGGGTTGAACGTGCCGGGAGTCCGGATCCCCACCCGGACCGGACCGGAGGACGTGACGATGGCGATTCTCCAGAGCCGCCGCATCGCCTCGATCCTCGTCCAGCGCTTCGACCTCATGAAGGTCTACCACGTGCCGCGGAAGGATCCCGCGATCCGCATCCTTCAAGATCACTCCTCGTTCAAGCTGGGGGAGAGCGGCACGGTGGTCGTCCGCGTGGAGGATCGCGATCCCAGGCGCGCCGCCGATCTCGCGAACGCCTATGCGGAGGAGCTGGACCGGTTCAATCGCGAGACCCGGATGACCAAGGGGCGGCAGACCCGGCTCTTCGTGGAGAAGCGCCTCGAGGAGACCCGCGTCGCGATGGAGGCCGCGGAAGAGGCGCTGCGCCGCTACGGCGAGCAGCACCACACCGTGGCGCTCTCGGCGGACCAGATGTCCTCGGTGGAGAGCGCCGCGAGCCTGTTCGCCAGCCAGGCGAACCTCCAGATCCAGATCGGCCTGGCGCGCCAGTCGGCCTCCGACAGCAGCGTGGAAGTCCGGCGGCTGCGCCAGCAGCTCGCGGAGGTCAACCGCCTGATCGGGCAGCTGCCCGATCTCGGGCTGGAGCAGGCGCGCCTGGTGCGGGCCATGAAGATCCAGGAGCAGGTCTACGCGCTCCTCTCCTCGCAGTACGAGGAGGCGCGCATCAACGAGGCGCGCGACCTTGCGACCGTGGAAGTGCTCGACCGCGCCGACCCGCCGGATCGGAGGATCTGGCCCCGGCGCGGGCTTCTCATCGGGCTCGGCTTCCTGATCTCGGCCTTCGCGGCCACCGCGTGGATCGCGTGGAGCGTGCGGCGCGCGTCGGTCGGCGTAAGCCCCGACCGGGCGCTCCAGCTCCTGAGCTAG
- a CDS encoding O-antigen ligase family protein, which yields MTTTIARLPGTRGRVLLIAAALAAPALLLAGLATNHWALLLVLIVAAALVVASLRDIRTAFLVLVLLCSFVDYTTGILTLEMTVVCAWVAWTALLLYWRGAWTGWVRPPGEMLPGIAVWLAACAMGVVVGLVSGNPLKNLGIELEGALWPLLAFAMMQAYGRRHALYAAAGLFAIGLVHTGFGLTMLQIEQHRLGGIYFTTVTGIVAVMLWTAAILAPTRRVRWLCLLGMIPMLAHLLFSFTRGYWFGAIAGLATATILGWRSLGRFHPEVRARRLLLVPSFAGVAAITVALSIVYFGSGNLLDAVGGRFSSSFSTEVGGATMSNVIRLAEYDKAIGAALKAPVIGRGLGYAFVVREPITNRLREQWFVHNYYLLLWLKLGVLGLAAFGYLIARQVRAALRVAGEDTSWTARAAAITAVAVTVQVLVILTTNYSLADVTTASVFGYVWGLFWSIRADGSGAGGSAAPAAP from the coding sequence ATGACGACAACAATCGCGAGACTCCCGGGGACGCGGGGGCGCGTTCTCCTGATCGCGGCCGCGCTCGCCGCACCGGCCCTGCTGCTCGCGGGCCTCGCCACGAACCACTGGGCGCTCCTTCTCGTGCTGATCGTGGCGGCGGCGCTCGTGGTGGCGTCGCTTCGCGACATCCGCACCGCGTTCCTCGTCCTGGTCCTGCTCTGCTCGTTCGTGGACTACACCACCGGCATCCTGACCCTGGAGATGACCGTCGTCTGCGCCTGGGTGGCGTGGACGGCGTTGCTCCTCTACTGGCGCGGCGCCTGGACCGGGTGGGTGCGTCCGCCCGGGGAGATGCTGCCGGGGATCGCCGTCTGGCTGGCGGCCTGCGCCATGGGCGTCGTCGTCGGGCTCGTGAGCGGAAACCCGCTCAAGAACCTGGGGATCGAGCTGGAAGGGGCGCTCTGGCCGCTCCTGGCCTTCGCGATGATGCAGGCATACGGGCGCCGGCACGCGCTCTACGCCGCGGCGGGGCTCTTCGCGATCGGGCTCGTTCACACCGGGTTCGGATTGACCATGCTGCAGATCGAGCAGCATCGGCTGGGCGGGATCTACTTCACGACCGTGACCGGCATCGTCGCGGTCATGCTCTGGACGGCCGCGATCCTCGCGCCGACCCGCCGCGTCCGCTGGCTCTGCCTTCTCGGAATGATCCCGATGCTCGCGCACCTCCTCTTCTCCTTCACGCGCGGGTACTGGTTCGGCGCGATCGCGGGGCTCGCGACCGCCACGATCCTCGGATGGCGGAGCCTGGGGCGTTTCCACCCGGAGGTCCGCGCGCGCCGGCTCCTCCTCGTTCCGTCGTTCGCCGGCGTGGCCGCCATCACGGTCGCTCTTTCGATCGTCTATTTCGGGAGCGGGAATCTGCTCGACGCGGTCGGGGGGCGATTCAGCTCCTCCTTCTCCACCGAGGTGGGCGGGGCGACGATGTCGAACGTGATCCGGCTCGCCGAATACGACAAGGCGATCGGCGCGGCGTTGAAGGCGCCGGTCATCGGCCGCGGCCTCGGCTACGCGTTCGTCGTGCGGGAGCCGATCACGAACAGGCTCCGGGAGCAGTGGTTCGTCCACAACTACTACCTGCTCCTCTGGCTAAAGCTCGGCGTGCTGGGACTGGCCGCGTTCGGCTATCTGATCGCGAGGCAGGTCCGGGCGGCGCTTCGGGTCGCGGGGGAGGACACCTCCTGGACGGCGCGGGCGGCGGCGATCACCGCGGTCGCGGTGACGGTGCAGGTGCTGGTCATCCTCACCACGAACTACTCGCTGGCCGACGTGACGACGGCCTCGGTCTTCGGCTACGTGTGGGGGCTCTTCTGGTCGATCCGGGCGGACGGTTCCGGGGCGGGAGGCAGCGCTGCACCCGCTGCTCCATAG
- a CDS encoding undecaprenyl-phosphate glucose phosphotransferase, which translates to MLARHRQLLVTGVFVLDAALIFASWVAAYLIRFHLLPLAAPLGIPPLRAYLWMGAVLTPVSLLVLRSFRLYRSARTARLSQELLAVLQAIAIVAALAALGSYFLRGEVARSVLLLFAVLAAFTLCLSRVAVRSALRALRRQGHNLRHVLIVGTGPMAAHVARKMAQHGDYGFQVHGFVSAAPRAGGSAEVGGLPVLGDVERLPELVEMTGAQLVYLALAREEHEAELLALERLSDSTAAVRLVPDLARAFTLNASVEDFDGMPVVLVTESPDQGWNSVLKRAFDAVFAGAGLLVLWPGLLAIAAWIKLDSRGPVFFAQDRVGLNGRRFRMLKFRTMVPEAESDGAQWTKKDDPRRTRAGAVLRKLSLDELPQLWNVFVGDMSLVGPRPEQPLFVHQFRASVPRYMLRHHVKAGITGWAQVNGLRGDTPLERRIEYDLYYIEHWSMAFDLKILALTVVRLFRDPSAV; encoded by the coding sequence ATGCTCGCCCGCCACCGCCAACTCCTCGTCACCGGCGTCTTCGTCCTCGACGCGGCGCTCATCTTCGCCTCCTGGGTGGCGGCGTACTTGATCCGCTTCCACCTGCTCCCGCTCGCCGCGCCGCTCGGGATCCCGCCGCTGCGCGCCTACCTCTGGATGGGCGCCGTGCTCACGCCGGTGTCGCTGCTGGTGCTCCGGAGCTTCCGCCTCTACCGCTCCGCCCGCACGGCCCGCCTCTCGCAGGAGCTGCTCGCGGTGCTCCAGGCGATCGCGATCGTTGCGGCGCTCGCCGCGCTCGGCTCCTACTTCCTCCGGGGGGAGGTCGCGCGCTCGGTGCTCCTCCTCTTCGCGGTGCTGGCGGCGTTCACGCTCTGCCTTTCGCGCGTCGCCGTGCGCTCCGCGCTCCGCGCGCTGCGGCGGCAGGGGCACAACCTGCGCCACGTGCTGATCGTGGGAACGGGGCCGATGGCGGCGCACGTGGCGCGCAAGATGGCGCAGCACGGCGACTACGGGTTCCAGGTGCACGGTTTCGTGAGCGCGGCGCCGCGCGCCGGGGGGAGTGCCGAGGTCGGCGGGCTTCCGGTGCTCGGGGACGTCGAACGTCTGCCGGAGCTTGTGGAGATGACGGGAGCCCAGCTGGTTTACCTCGCGCTGGCGCGCGAGGAGCATGAGGCCGAGCTTCTCGCCCTGGAGCGGCTCAGCGATTCGACGGCCGCGGTCCGGCTGGTTCCCGACCTGGCGCGCGCGTTCACGCTGAACGCCAGCGTCGAGGACTTCGACGGCATGCCGGTGGTCCTGGTCACCGAGAGCCCCGACCAGGGGTGGAACAGCGTTCTGAAGCGCGCGTTCGATGCCGTCTTCGCGGGCGCCGGGCTCCTCGTCCTGTGGCCTGGGCTCCTCGCCATCGCGGCCTGGATCAAGCTGGACTCCCGGGGCCCCGTCTTCTTCGCGCAGGACCGCGTGGGGCTGAACGGCCGCCGGTTCCGGATGCTCAAGTTCCGAACGATGGTGCCGGAGGCCGAATCGGACGGCGCGCAGTGGACGAAGAAGGACGACCCGCGCCGCACGCGCGCCGGCGCCGTGCTGCGGAAGCTCTCGCTGGACGAGCTGCCGCAGCTCTGGAACGTGTTCGTGGGGGACATGAGCCTGGTCGGGCCCCGTCCCGAGCAGCCGCTCTTCGTGCACCAGTTCCGCGCGTCGGTGCCCCGCTACATGCTGCGCCACCACGTGAAGGCGGGAATCACCGGCTGGGCGCAGGTGAACGGGCTCCGCGGCGACACCCCGCTCGAGCGGCGGATCGAGTACGACCTCTACTACATCGAGCACTGGTCGATGGCGTTCGACCTGAAGATCCTCGCGCTCACGGTGGTGCGCCTGTTCCGCGACCCGAGCGCCGTCTAG
- a CDS encoding glycosyltransferase family 2 protein, whose amino-acid sequence MAAPPPNTGLPIPPGAPPHVTVITVVRNARATLPATIESVLAQTHRPLEYLVLDGASTDGTLDLLRAYEGRLRFESAPDGGIYDAMNRAVARVERRDSYLFFLNADDRFVGPDAVARAVGGGEGADFVHCLLEWRDDALRTREIVGGPVSLGRLRLQNRCGHQMIFCRRSVFDTAGGFDLRYPIAADYDWAIRVFQRPEITKRFVPEVAASMGAGGVSERRYLRLLRERGRIVRERFGAQAAVEFALFAAAVEIPRLAVRRLLGAVGMLRAARLVRRAVSGTPRSGAQSSSP is encoded by the coding sequence GTGGCCGCTCCTCCCCCGAACACCGGTCTTCCGATCCCGCCGGGCGCGCCGCCCCACGTCACCGTGATCACCGTCGTGCGAAACGCGCGCGCGACCCTTCCGGCCACGATCGAGAGCGTGCTCGCGCAGACCCACCGGCCGCTCGAGTACCTGGTCCTGGACGGCGCCTCGACCGACGGCACCCTCGACCTGCTCCGCGCGTATGAGGGACGCCTCCGCTTCGAGAGCGCTCCCGACGGGGGGATCTACGACGCCATGAATCGCGCGGTCGCGCGCGTCGAGCGCCGCGACAGCTATCTCTTCTTCCTGAACGCCGACGACCGCTTCGTCGGCCCCGACGCGGTCGCGCGCGCGGTGGGCGGCGGCGAAGGGGCCGACTTCGTCCACTGCCTGCTCGAATGGCGCGACGACGCGCTCCGCACACGGGAGATCGTCGGCGGCCCGGTCTCGCTCGGGCGGCTCCGCCTCCAGAACCGGTGCGGGCACCAGATGATCTTCTGCCGCCGCTCCGTGTTCGACACGGCCGGCGGCTTCGACCTCCGCTACCCGATCGCGGCCGACTACGACTGGGCGATCCGCGTGTTCCAGCGCCCGGAGATCACGAAGCGCTTCGTGCCGGAGGTGGCCGCCTCGATGGGCGCGGGGGGCGTGAGCGAGCGGCGGTACCTGCGGCTCCTCCGGGAGCGCGGCCGCATCGTCCGCGAGCGCTTCGGGGCCCAGGCCGCGGTGGAATTCGCCCTCTTCGCCGCCGCGGTGGAGATTCCTCGTCTCGCCGTCCGGCGCCTGCTCGGCGCGGTCGGGATGCTCCGGGCCGCGCGCCTCGTTCGCCGCGCCGTTTCCGGCACGCCGCGCTCCGGGGCTCAGTCCAGCTCGCCGTAG
- a CDS encoding class I SAM-dependent methyltransferase: MSRAAIECRLCGGPAAYRFSKSVLGRYDAGYFQCPRCGLTQTEEPAWLEEAYASPIAAADTGVLQRNLATRRLVATFLHLAGIRGEGCLDYAGGYGLFTRLMRDAGFSFTWCDPYATNLFARGFEWSPGLGAPRVVTAFEVLEHWTRPLEEFRRIAALGPEWIVTSTELHPGECPDPSWPYLVPETGQHVAFYRPGTLRLLAREAGYPHARIGPAYQVFGRRGIPAAAWWLARRFGGALEPVVRRLRPSLTLADSERLRAAARGSNPP, from the coding sequence GTGAGCCGCGCCGCCATCGAATGCCGCCTGTGCGGCGGGCCGGCCGCGTATCGGTTCTCGAAGTCCGTCCTCGGACGATACGACGCGGGCTACTTCCAGTGCCCGCGCTGCGGGCTGACGCAGACGGAGGAGCCGGCCTGGCTGGAGGAGGCCTACGCGTCGCCGATCGCGGCGGCCGACACCGGGGTGCTCCAGCGGAACCTCGCGACGCGGCGGCTGGTCGCGACCTTCCTCCACCTGGCCGGCATCCGCGGCGAGGGTTGCCTCGACTACGCCGGCGGCTACGGACTCTTCACGCGGCTCATGCGCGACGCGGGGTTCTCGTTCACCTGGTGCGACCCGTACGCCACGAACCTCTTCGCGCGCGGGTTCGAATGGAGTCCCGGCCTCGGAGCGCCGCGGGTCGTGACCGCGTTCGAGGTGCTGGAGCACTGGACGCGCCCGCTCGAGGAGTTCCGCCGGATCGCGGCACTCGGCCCCGAGTGGATCGTCACCAGCACGGAGCTCCATCCCGGCGAATGTCCCGATCCGTCGTGGCCCTACCTGGTCCCCGAAACCGGCCAGCACGTCGCGTTCTACCGCCCCGGCACCCTGCGGCTCCTCGCACGCGAGGCCGGCTACCCCCACGCGCGGATCGGACCCGCTTACCAGGTGTTCGGACGTCGCGGGATCCCGGCGGCGGCGTGGTGGCTCGCGCGCCGCTTCGGCGGGGCGCTGGAGCCGGTGGTGCGCCGGCTCCGCCCCTCGCTCACGCTCGCCGACAGCGAGCGCCTGCGCGCCGCGGCGCGCGGCTCGAACCCGCCCTGA
- a CDS encoding glycosyltransferase, with product MSRPAALVLTPRLPWPLDDGGRIVLWQSLKAASRNHDVTLVSFVSAGSVGDPLPGELEALCVRIVRVPHRPPPSPIAAWRGLAGRWPYTLARYQDPAFARAVAEAVARDRPSYALVNHLHLAPYHEALGGVPMILRQQNLEHRWMERLARSRGPSLAGLYARLQARRLRDAERELCARAALVLTIQEGETAALRALAPQARVETLPIGVELARFLEPSPAAGPVVLLPGSFSWEPNVEGAIRFLEEGWPAVRSAAPGARLRIAGKSPPSALRRAAARAGAEVAADVPSMEEELSRATVVVVPLWVGAGARVKIVEAMAARVPVVATPAAAEGLDLEPELHYACAEEPRALGAAVAALLHRPAERVRLAAEGRLLAEARWSLERIALRQDSLIARALRGE from the coding sequence ATGAGCCGGCCCGCGGCGCTCGTCCTCACGCCGCGCCTCCCCTGGCCGCTGGACGACGGAGGGCGGATCGTCCTCTGGCAGAGCCTCAAGGCGGCGTCGCGAAACCACGACGTCACCCTGGTCTCGTTCGTCTCCGCGGGGAGCGTGGGGGATCCGCTCCCCGGCGAGCTCGAAGCGCTCTGCGTGCGGATCGTGCGCGTGCCGCACCGGCCGCCTCCTTCACCGATCGCCGCGTGGCGCGGGCTTGCGGGCCGATGGCCCTACACGCTCGCGCGATACCAGGACCCGGCGTTCGCGCGCGCCGTTGCCGAGGCGGTGGCGCGCGACCGGCCCTCGTACGCGCTGGTGAACCACCTGCACCTGGCTCCCTACCACGAGGCGCTCGGGGGCGTCCCGATGATCCTCCGGCAGCAGAACCTCGAGCACCGCTGGATGGAGCGCCTCGCGCGCTCCCGCGGCCCGAGCCTCGCGGGGCTCTACGCCCGGCTCCAGGCGCGGCGGCTTCGGGACGCGGAACGGGAGCTCTGCGCCAGGGCGGCGCTCGTGCTCACGATCCAGGAAGGGGAGACCGCCGCTCTGCGCGCGCTCGCGCCGCAAGCGCGCGTCGAGACGCTGCCGATCGGCGTGGAGCTCGCGCGCTTCCTCGAGCCGAGCCCCGCCGCCGGCCCTGTCGTGCTGTTGCCCGGGTCGTTCTCCTGGGAGCCGAACGTGGAGGGCGCGATCCGCTTCCTGGAAGAGGGCTGGCCCGCGGTTCGATCCGCCGCGCCGGGCGCGCGTCTTCGGATCGCGGGGAAGTCCCCACCGTCGGCGCTCCGCCGTGCCGCGGCTCGCGCCGGAGCCGAGGTCGCCGCCGACGTTCCGTCGATGGAGGAGGAGCTGTCGCGCGCCACGGTGGTCGTGGTTCCCCTCTGGGTGGGCGCCGGCGCCCGCGTGAAGATCGTCGAGGCGATGGCCGCGCGCGTGCCGGTGGTGGCGACCCCGGCCGCAGCGGAGGGACTCGATCTGGAGCCCGAGCTGCATTACGCCTGCGCCGAAGAACCCCGGGCGCTCGGGGCCGCGGTGGCGGCGCTGCTTCACCGTCCGGCCGAGCGCGTCCGGCTGGCCGCCGAGGGGCGCCTGCTCGCGGAGGCGCGCTGGTCCCTGGAGCGGATCGCCTTACGCCAGGATTCGCTGATCGCGCGGGCGCTTCGGGGAGAGTAG
- a CDS encoding class I SAM-dependent methyltransferase yields the protein MFLKKKSEAGYNERLFSGGLRGRLHQARFHWLNESLRRVQAPCSRVVELGCFDGRSIGYLLRKPDHYLGLDANWEGGLDAGRLRWKEDPTVRFELCSTPDTLRQHVEGERFDTVLCLETLEHLTPEVAADYVAAIADVATGHFLVTVPNEKGPVFLTKYVVKRCFGDYIRYRPVEIWGALIGRMDLVERNDHKGFDYDDIVRLVGKHFDVVEVSGYPFRRLPRWMNFGVGIVARAR from the coding sequence TTGTTTCTGAAGAAGAAGAGCGAGGCGGGATACAACGAGCGCCTCTTCTCCGGCGGGCTCCGCGGGCGGCTGCACCAGGCGCGCTTCCACTGGCTGAACGAGAGCCTGCGCCGGGTCCAGGCTCCCTGCTCGAGGGTCGTCGAGCTCGGCTGCTTTGACGGCCGGTCGATCGGCTACCTCCTGCGGAAGCCCGACCACTACCTCGGACTCGACGCGAACTGGGAGGGGGGACTGGACGCGGGCCGGCTGCGCTGGAAGGAGGATCCCACGGTCCGCTTCGAGCTCTGCTCGACTCCCGATACGCTGCGCCAGCACGTCGAGGGCGAGCGCTTCGACACGGTGCTCTGCCTCGAGACGCTGGAGCACCTGACGCCCGAAGTCGCCGCGGACTACGTCGCGGCGATCGCCGATGTGGCGACCGGGCACTTCCTCGTGACCGTGCCCAACGAGAAAGGACCGGTCTTTCTCACGAAATACGTCGTGAAGCGATGCTTCGGCGACTACATCCGCTACCGTCCGGTCGAGATCTGGGGTGCTTTGATCGGGAGGATGGACCTGGTGGAGCGGAACGATCACAAGGGATTCGACTACGACGACATCGTGCGGCTCGTCGGGAAGCACTTCGACGTCGTCGAAGTCTCGGGCTATCCGTTCCGCCGGCTCCCCCGCTGGATGAACTTCGGCGTGGGGATCGTCGCCCGGGCTCGCTAG
- a CDS encoding glycosyltransferase family 1 protein, with amino-acid sequence MRPVVFTGDIFRIQSRGGITRYFRETIARLSRPVEVLAGWHQSPALGTLSVPVREAALLPHRRGLTRPRALLNAAWDRGALRAAARRGAIVHPTYYRDPESLPRSGPLVATVWDMTHERFPGLFRRRFWHAADPARWKRALCARADRIVCISEATRRDLLAAADVPEEKIRVIHAGAPDWTGVAARPVPAVPLPFFLWVGDRHGYKNFLPAMEAWASSAAGRATGLLCVGGGPLSAEERTAAARCGALERVLQRPAGDEELRWAYEHASGLLYLSRSEGFGLPVLEAMSLGCPIVGSPAAALPEVVGALAILADPEDRDSMAAGIERCLEQGRTPDGAAALRARAALFTWDRCAREHERVYGELD; translated from the coding sequence ATGCGGCCGGTCGTCTTCACGGGCGACATCTTTCGAATTCAGAGCCGGGGCGGCATCACCCGCTACTTCCGCGAGACGATCGCGCGCCTGTCGCGGCCGGTGGAGGTGCTCGCCGGCTGGCACCAGTCGCCGGCGCTCGGGACGCTGTCGGTGCCGGTGCGCGAGGCCGCCCTCCTGCCCCATCGAAGAGGGCTCACGCGGCCGCGGGCGCTCCTGAACGCGGCGTGGGACCGCGGCGCTCTTCGCGCCGCCGCGCGCCGCGGCGCCATCGTCCACCCCACGTATTACCGGGATCCGGAGTCCTTGCCGCGAAGCGGCCCCCTCGTCGCCACCGTCTGGGACATGACCCACGAGCGCTTCCCGGGGCTCTTCCGCCGGCGCTTCTGGCACGCCGCGGACCCCGCGCGCTGGAAGCGCGCCCTCTGCGCGCGCGCCGACCGGATCGTCTGCATCTCTGAGGCGACGCGGCGCGACCTCCTCGCCGCCGCCGACGTGCCTGAGGAAAAGATCCGCGTGATCCATGCCGGCGCCCCCGACTGGACGGGAGTGGCCGCGCGCCCGGTGCCCGCCGTTCCCCTCCCCTTCTTCCTCTGGGTCGGGGACCGGCACGGCTACAAGAATTTCCTTCCGGCGATGGAGGCGTGGGCTTCGAGCGCCGCGGGGCGCGCGACCGGGCTCCTCTGCGTCGGAGGCGGCCCGCTGAGCGCCGAGGAGCGCACGGCCGCCGCGCGGTGCGGCGCCCTGGAGCGCGTGCTTCAACGCCCGGCCGGCGACGAGGAGCTGCGATGGGCCTACGAGCACGCGTCCGGTCTCCTCTACCTGTCGCGCTCGGAGGGATTCGGCCTGCCGGTGCTGGAGGCGATGTCGCTGGGGTGCCCGATCGTGGGGTCGCCCGCGGCGGCGCTCCCCGAGGTCGTCGGCGCGCTCGCGATCCTGGCGGACCCCGAGGACCGGGACAGCATGGCCGCGGGGATCGAGCGCTGCCTCGAACAGGGGCGTACGCCGGACGGCGCGGCCGCGCTACGCGCCCGGGCGGCCCTGTTCACGTGGGACCGCTGCGCGCGCGAGCACGAACGGGTCTACGGCGAGCTGGACTGA
- a CDS encoding glycosyltransferase family 2 protein — translation MNPSSEKRDRASPPSVTAVVVSYNSARDLPACLTSLEAQRGVSLEVHVVDNASSDGSAELVRSGFPGVRLTANPTNVGFARANNQVLGTATSEFYALANPDTVLPPDALAACVEYLRANPSSGVAATRLVTPDGALQPSCHSFPGLANLLGEALGLDRLLPWLRPLSSLHMPWFRHDRVLAVDWIQGAFLVIRADVVRAVGPFDPEFFMYGEEMDWCRRIRDTGWSVIFLPDPPVVHAGGASSDPVAGPMFVENLKGRVRFMRKHRGAAVAAAARAILALSVALRFLWSEARMLALRLLGRAPRAPLRRNQERFRSAFGWTLAGMPVAPREPERLERRCF, via the coding sequence ATGAACCCTTCTTCCGAGAAGCGGGACCGGGCCTCTCCGCCCTCCGTGACCGCCGTCGTCGTGAGCTATAACTCGGCCCGCGACCTTCCCGCGTGCCTGACTTCGCTGGAAGCCCAGCGCGGGGTTTCGCTCGAGGTCCACGTGGTGGATAACGCCTCCTCGGACGGAAGCGCCGAGCTGGTTCGGAGCGGCTTCCCCGGGGTACGCCTCACGGCCAATCCCACGAACGTCGGCTTCGCGCGCGCGAACAATCAGGTGCTCGGGACCGCGACGTCGGAGTTCTACGCGCTGGCCAATCCCGACACGGTCCTTCCGCCGGACGCGCTCGCGGCGTGCGTGGAGTATCTGCGCGCGAACCCCTCCTCGGGCGTGGCCGCCACGCGGCTCGTCACGCCGGACGGCGCGCTCCAGCCCTCCTGCCACTCCTTCCCCGGGCTCGCGAACCTCCTGGGGGAGGCGCTCGGACTCGATCGCCTCCTGCCATGGCTCCGGCCCCTCTCCTCGCTCCACATGCCCTGGTTCCGGCACGACCGGGTGCTGGCGGTGGACTGGATCCAGGGCGCGTTCCTGGTGATCCGCGCGGACGTCGTGCGCGCGGTCGGGCCCTTCGATCCCGAGTTCTTCATGTACGGCGAGGAGATGGATTGGTGCCGGCGGATTCGCGACACGGGCTGGTCGGTGATCTTCCTTCCGGACCCGCCGGTCGTGCACGCGGGGGGCGCGAGCAGCGATCCGGTCGCCGGCCCGATGTTCGTGGAGAATCTCAAGGGGCGGGTCCGTTTCATGAGGAAGCACCGCGGCGCGGCGGTCGCGGCGGCGGCGCGCGCGATCCTCGCGCTGTCGGTGGCCCTGCGCTTTCTCTGGAGTGAAGCCCGGATGCTCGCGCTCCGTCTCCTCGGCCGCGCTCCCCGGGCGCCGCTCCGCCGGAACCAGGAGCGATTCCGCAGCGCGTTCGGCTGGACGCTCGCAGGGATGCCGGTCGCCCCGCGGGAGCCGGAACGGCTGGAGCGGCGTTGTTTCTGA
- a CDS encoding class I SAM-dependent methyltransferase: MKAVLHPALAPAAIRAFQARAAACADREAALDLAYSFDFARIRILPAQVRSEIAAFLDRMAARAPKVVLEIGTATGGTLFLLSRIAAPDARLLSVDLPGGRFGGGYPAWKSGLFRSFARARQEVILLRGDSHEAAMAERVEALLGGEPIDLLFIDGDHRYEGVKRDAEMYAPMVRAGGIVAFHDIVPGPEDAVGGVPHFWREFKASVPANEIVADWNQGGYGIGYATLGPRLPGPAPGRIIR; encoded by the coding sequence GTGAAGGCGGTCCTGCACCCCGCCCTCGCCCCCGCCGCGATCCGCGCGTTTCAGGCGCGGGCCGCGGCGTGCGCGGACCGGGAGGCGGCCCTCGACCTGGCCTATTCGTTCGACTTTGCCCGAATTCGCATTCTTCCGGCCCAGGTGCGATCCGAGATCGCGGCCTTTCTCGATCGGATGGCGGCCCGCGCGCCGAAGGTCGTTCTGGAGATCGGCACCGCCACCGGCGGCACCCTCTTCCTCTTGAGTCGGATTGCCGCTCCCGACGCCCGCCTTCTCAGCGTCGATCTTCCCGGCGGACGATTCGGAGGCGGCTATCCTGCCTGGAAGTCGGGATTGTTCCGGTCGTTCGCGCGCGCGCGCCAGGAAGTGATTCTCCTTCGCGGGGATTCCCACGAGGCCGCGATGGCGGAGCGCGTCGAGGCCCTTCTCGGCGGCGAGCCGATCGACCTCCTCTTCATCGACGGGGATCATCGCTACGAGGGCGTGAAGCGGGACGCGGAGATGTACGCCCCGATGGTTCGCGCGGGAGGGATCGTCGCGTTCCACGACATCGTTCCGGGCCCGGAGGACGCGGTGGGCGGGGTTCCCCATTTCTGGCGTGAGTTCAAGGCTTCCGTCCCGGCGAACGAGATCGTCGCCGACTGGAACCAGGGCGGATACGGAATCGGCTACGCCACGCTCGGCCCGAGATTGCCCGGACCGGCGCCGGGACGTATCATCCGCTGA